A genome region from Manis javanica isolate MJ-LG chromosome 3, MJ_LKY, whole genome shotgun sequence includes the following:
- the P2RY14 gene encoding P2Y purinoceptor 14, translated as MNATTTAPPAEPCFRNTLITQRIVPVLYFLVFIAGILLNGVSGWIFFYVPSSKSFIIYLKSIVAADFLMSLTFPFKILGDSGLGPWQLRVFVCRVSAVLFYVNMYVSIVFFGLIGFDRYYKIVRPLLTSFVQSVTYSKLLSMVVWVFMLLLALPNIILTNQSAGKGTPIQCMDLKNELGRKWHEVSNYIFVGIFWIVFLLLIMFYTAITKKIFKSHLRSRKNSISVKKKSSRNIFSIMFVFIVCFVPYHVTRIPYTHSQMGPRYNCQSKETLFYAKEFTLLLSAANVCLDPIIYFFLCQPFREILCKKLHIPLKAQHDSESSKVKRGNAMQESTDTF; from the coding sequence ATGAACGCCACCACCACGGCGCCCCCGGCGGAGCCCTGCTTCCGGAACACCCTCATAACTCAGAGAATCGTTCCCGTGCTGTACTTCCTGGTCTTCATCGCCGGGATCCTGCTCAACGGCGTGTCGGGATGGATATTCTTTTACGTGCCCAGCTCCAAGAGTTTCATCATCTATCTCAAGAGCATTGTTGCTGCTGACTTCCTGATGAGCCTGACTTTTCCTTTCAAGATTCTGGGCGACTCGGGCCTGGGCCCCTGGCAGCTGAGGGTGTTCGTGTGCCGGGTCTCTGCCGTGCTCTTCTACGTCAACATGTACGTCAGCATCGTATTCTTCGGGCTCATCGGCTTTGACAGGTACTATAAAATCGTGAGGCCTCTTCTGACTTCCTTCGTTCAGTCAGTGACGTACAGCAAACTCCTTTCGATGGTGGTGTGGGTGTTCATGCTCCTCCTCGCTCTGCCCAATATCATCCTGACCAACCAGAGTGCTGGGAAGGGGACGCCGATACAATGTATGGATCTTAAAAACGAACTGGGACGGAAGTGGCACGAAGTATCAAACTACATTTTCGTGGGCATTTTCTGGATTGTGTTTCTTTTGTTAATCATGTTCTACACTGCTATCACGAAGAAAATCTTCAAGTCCCATCTTAGGTCCAGAAAGAATTCCATTTCTGTCAAGAAGAAATCTAGCCGCAATATATTTAGCATCATGTTTGTCTTCATTGTCTGTTTTGTACCTTACCACGTCACCAGAATCCCCTACACACATAGCCAGATGGGACCTCGCTACAACTGCCAGTCAAAAGAAACCTTGTTCTATGCAAAAGAATTCACTCTGCTACTCTCAGCTGCCAACGTATGCCTGGAccctattatttatttcttcctatgCCAGCCATTCAGAGAAATCTTATGTAAGAAATTGCACATTCCATTAAAAGCCCAGCATGATTCAGAAAGTTCCAAAGTCAAAAGGGGAAATGCAATGCAAGAAAGCACAGATACTTTCTGA
- the GPR171 gene encoding G-protein coupled receptor 171, translated as MTNSSVFCPVYRDLEPFTYFFYLVFLVGIIGSCFAAWAFMQKNTNHRCVSIYLINLLTADFLLTLALPVKIAVDLGVAPWKLRIFHCQVTACLIYINMYLSIIFLAFVSIDRCLQLTYSYKIYRIQESRFAKMLSTVVWLMVLLIMVPNMVIPIKDVKEEPSVGCMEFKKELGRNWHLLTNFICVAIFFNFSAIILISNCLVIQQLYRNKDNENYPNVKRALINILLVTTGYIVCFVPYHIVRIPYTLSQTEVITDCPTRISLFKVKEATLLLAVSNLCFDPILYYHLSKAFRLKVTETFVSHRETNVQEKSTCENNA; from the coding sequence ATGACAAACAGTTCTGTCTTCTGCCCAGTTTACAGAGATCTGGAGCCATtcacttactttttttatttagttttcctTGTTGGAATTATTGGAAGCTGTTTTGCAGCCTGGGCTTTCATGCAGAAAAACACAAATCACAGGTGTGTGAGCATATACTTAATTAATTTGCTTACAGCTGACTTCCTGCTCACTCTGGCATTACCAGTGAAAATTGCTGTGGACTTGGGCGTGGCCCCCTGGAAGCTGAGGATATTCCACTGCCAAGTAACAGCCTGCCTCATCTACATTAATATGTACCTATCAATTATCTTCTTGGCATTTGTCAGCATTGATCGCTGTCTTCAGTTGACATACAGCTACAAAATTTATCGAATACAAGAATCCAGATTTGCCAAAATGTTATCAACTGTCGTGTGGCTAATGGTCCTTCTTATAATGGTGCCAAACATGGTGATTCCTATCAAAGACGTGAAGGAAGAGCCAAGTGTGGGTTGCATGGAATTCAAAAAAGAGTTGGGAAGAAATTGGCATTTGCTGACAAATTTCATATGTGTagctatattttttaatttctcagccATCATTTTAATATCTAACTGTCTTGTAATTCAACAGCTTTATAGAAacaaagataatgaaaattaTCCAAATGTGAAAAGAGCTCTCATCAACATACTTTTAGTGACTACAGGCTACATCGTATGTTTTGTTCCTTATCACATTGTCCGAATCCCATACACCCTCAGCCAGACGGAGGTCATAACTGACTGTCCAACCAGGATTTCACTCTTCAAAGTCAAAGAGGCCACGCTGCTCCTGGCTGTCTCGAACCTGTGTTTCGATCCCATCCTGTACTATCATCTCTCAAAAGCATTCCGCTTAAAGGTCACTGAGACTTTCGTTTCCCATAGGGAGACCAATGTACAAGAAAAATCAACTTGCGAAAACAAtgcataa